In the Dendrosporobacter quercicolus genome, AACATTAATGATTTAATTGATTACGCTAAACAGCATCCTGGTGATATTAAATTCGGGCATGGTGGGTTAGGTGCGGCAACTCATGTTGTTGGCGAAATGATAGCTAACAAAGGCAATATTTCATTGACCCAAGTACCTTTTAAAGGAGAGGCTGAGGCTCTTGCAGCTTTGCTGGGGGGACATGTACAATTTATTATCACTTCTCCAATTCCGATAAGTGAACATGTAAAAAGCGGCAAGACAAAAGTTTTAGGAATTGCTGATATAAAGAGGGTGAATAATCCATTACTGAGTGACATTCCCACTCTTCAAGAGCAAGGGTTAGACGTAGTATTTACATTCTGGTATGGCATCGGCATCCACAAAGGCATGCCGCCGGAAATAAAAGATAAATTGTTAGCTGGACTTGAAAAAACAGTGAATGATCCTGAGTACATAGAAAACATGAGAAAGCTAGGCATGGAAGTTAATTACTTAGGGCATGAAGAATTTTTTCAAAAATGGCTTAAAGAAACAAGAAGACTTACAAAAGTAGTCAAAGAATCTGGTATTGCTGAAAAAATTGCTGAACAGAAAAAGTAATATATTCAATAAAAAGTCCGGTCGTGACCATCACTCACTGGCCGGACTTTTTATTGAATATAATATAGTAATTTTTGGCAACATGTTGGGGTGTTACCAAAATTCTATATAGAAGATCGCTTAAGGTATTTATACTAAAGTTTAATAAATGTAAATTATTTATTACCACATTTACGGAACGTATGTTCTGAGTGTATAATAAAATAATATTCTGACTTACCGATTAATTATAGGTTTCCGTGTTTAGAAAGGATAATATTGAATGTCTAAAAAATC is a window encoding:
- a CDS encoding Bug family tripartite tricarboxylate transporter substrate binding protein, with the translated sequence MRKPIALSLMLLCSMGLVAGCGTKDTPATAAGKYPDKAITLIVPFAPGGSNDVMSRALGKVAHNHLGQNIIIKNLPGAGGVLGWNELVESQDDGYTLGTITTTVLLQPLYGTTGYHYPSAIDPLVQIVELPAVVLVRSDSAWSNINDLIDYAKQHPGDIKFGHGGLGAATHVVGEMIANKGNISLTQVPFKGEAEALAALLGGHVQFIITSPIPISEHVKSGKTKVLGIADIKRVNNPLLSDIPTLQEQGLDVVFTFWYGIGIHKGMPPEIKDKLLAGLEKTVNDPEYIENMRKLGMEVNYLGHEEFFQKWLKETRRLTKVVKESGIAEKIAEQKK